A genomic stretch from Halalkalibacillus sediminis includes:
- the gcvPB gene encoding aminomethyl-transferring glycine dehydrogenase subunit GcvPB, producing MANQNDFPVIFELSKEGRKGYSLPDLDVPDVDLDEEFGNDYIRQENPDLPEVSELQIMRHYTALSTRNHGVDSGFYPLGSCTMKYNPKINEDVARYPGFSHIHPYQEEKTVQGAMEMLYNLQTSLSEITGMHEVTLQPAAGAHGEWTGLMMIRAFHESNGDYNRTKVIVPDSAHGTNPASATVAGFEAVTVKSNDQGLVDLEDLKRVVGDDTAALMLTNPNTLGLFEEHILEMAEIIHEAGGRLYYDGANLNAIMGYARPGDMGFDVVHLNLHKTFTGPHGGGGPGSGPVGVTKELSKFLPKPILTKKDDAFTFDYNRPDSIGRVKPYYGNFGINVRAYTYIRSMGPDGLKQVSENAVLNANYMMRRLEEEYELPFKQHCKHEFVLSGKNQKKLGVRTLDIAKRLLDFGYHPPTIYFPLNVEEALMVEPTETESKETLDEFIDAMIQISNEAKEDPEIVQEAPHTTVLSRLDETQAARKPVLRYMKDES from the coding sequence ATGGCTAATCAAAACGATTTTCCAGTCATATTTGAATTAAGCAAGGAAGGCCGTAAAGGGTACAGCTTACCCGATTTAGATGTTCCAGATGTGGATTTGGATGAGGAATTCGGGAACGACTATATCCGTCAAGAAAACCCGGATCTTCCAGAAGTAAGTGAATTACAGATTATGCGTCATTACACTGCTTTATCTACAAGAAATCACGGGGTGGATTCAGGATTCTATCCTCTCGGTTCATGTACGATGAAATACAATCCAAAAATTAATGAAGACGTGGCTCGTTACCCAGGGTTCAGTCATATCCATCCTTATCAGGAGGAAAAAACAGTCCAAGGTGCAATGGAAATGTTGTATAATCTCCAGACGTCACTTTCTGAAATTACGGGAATGCATGAGGTCACATTACAACCCGCTGCTGGTGCGCATGGCGAGTGGACTGGACTGATGATGATCCGAGCTTTCCACGAATCAAACGGAGATTATAACCGTACAAAAGTAATCGTACCTGACTCTGCTCACGGAACTAACCCTGCTTCTGCAACTGTTGCAGGATTCGAGGCAGTAACTGTTAAATCGAATGACCAAGGCTTAGTTGACCTTGAAGACTTGAAACGTGTTGTAGGAGACGATACTGCAGCTTTAATGCTGACGAACCCAAATACATTAGGTCTATTTGAAGAACATATTCTTGAAATGGCTGAAATTATCCACGAAGCTGGTGGCCGTTTATACTATGATGGCGCTAACTTGAACGCTATTATGGGCTATGCTCGCCCAGGAGACATGGGATTTGATGTAGTTCACTTGAACTTGCATAAAACATTCACAGGACCACACGGTGGTGGCGGACCTGGTTCCGGACCTGTCGGAGTGACGAAAGAATTATCTAAGTTCTTACCAAAACCTATTTTAACGAAAAAAGATGATGCATTTACATTCGATTACAATCGCCCAGACTCGATTGGTCGCGTGAAGCCTTACTATGGTAACTTCGGAATCAATGTAAGAGCTTATACGTATATCCGCTCAATGGGTCCTGATGGATTGAAGCAAGTTAGTGAAAATGCAGTGTTGAATGCTAACTATATGATGCGTCGTTTAGAAGAAGAGTACGAACTCCCATTCAAACAGCATTGTAAACACGAATTTGTGTTATCAGGGAAAAACCAAAAGAAACTAGGTGTTCGAACTCTTGATATTGCCAAGCGTCTATTAGACTTTGGCTATCACCCACCAACAATCTACTTCCCACTTAATGTGGAAGAGGCTTTGATGGTTGAACCAACTGAAACAGAATCTAAAGAAACGCTCGATGAGTTTATCGATGCGATGATTCAGATTTCTAACGAGGCAAAAGAAGATCCTGAGATCGTACAAGAAGCCCCACATACTACAGTGTTAAGTCGTTTAGATGAGACTCAGGCAGCAAGAAAACCAGTTCTAAGATATATGAAAGACGAATCATAA
- the gcvPA gene encoding aminomethyl-transferring glycine dehydrogenase subunit GcvPA — MQHRYIPMTKEDKESMLKTVGVDSTEELFKDIPEKVRFRDEINIAPAKDEYALKQELSGLANKNAHFQSHTSFLGAGVYDHYAPSIVDHVISRSEFYTAYTPYQPEISQGELQAIFEFQTMICELTGMEVANSSMYDGGTALAEAVNLSAGQTRKKKVLVSKAIHPESLAVIHTYAKGPGLEVVEIDVEDGMTDLKQLENELDDDTASVVLQYPNFFGQVEPLKEVEQLLENQKKTMFLVSSNPLSLGYLTPPGEFNVDIVVGDNQVFGIPAQFGGPHCGYFATTKKLMRKVPGRLVGQTVDEEGRRGFVLTLQAREQHIRRDKATSNICSNQALNALASSVAMSALGKQGIKEMAVLNMKKARYAKKQLEAAGFEISFKGPFFNEFVVKLNKSITEVNDKLEQRGIIGGYDLGKADSSYENHMLVAVTEIRTKEEIDQFVKELGDIHG; from the coding sequence ATGCAACATCGTTATATTCCTATGACTAAAGAAGATAAGGAATCTATGCTAAAAACTGTTGGAGTAGATTCTACGGAAGAATTATTCAAGGATATACCTGAAAAAGTACGTTTCAGAGATGAAATCAACATTGCTCCCGCGAAAGATGAGTATGCACTAAAACAAGAATTGAGTGGCTTAGCAAACAAAAATGCTCATTTTCAATCACATACTTCATTCTTGGGTGCTGGTGTTTACGATCATTATGCACCATCAATCGTTGATCATGTAATCTCAAGATCAGAATTTTATACAGCTTATACTCCGTATCAACCAGAGATCTCCCAAGGGGAATTACAAGCTATTTTCGAATTCCAAACAATGATTTGTGAATTGACGGGTATGGAAGTTGCCAATTCTTCCATGTATGACGGTGGAACAGCTTTGGCTGAAGCAGTCAACTTAAGTGCAGGTCAAACTCGCAAGAAAAAAGTACTGGTTTCAAAAGCGATCCATCCAGAATCATTAGCTGTTATTCACACGTATGCTAAAGGACCTGGATTAGAGGTAGTCGAAATTGATGTAGAAGATGGAATGACTGACCTGAAACAATTAGAAAATGAATTGGATGATGATACAGCTAGTGTCGTTCTTCAATATCCGAACTTCTTTGGACAGGTTGAACCTTTGAAAGAGGTAGAGCAGTTATTAGAAAATCAGAAAAAGACGATGTTCTTAGTTTCTAGTAACCCACTTTCTTTAGGCTATTTGACACCTCCAGGTGAATTCAACGTAGATATTGTGGTAGGTGACAATCAAGTGTTCGGAATCCCTGCACAATTCGGCGGCCCACATTGCGGTTATTTTGCGACGACGAAGAAATTGATGCGTAAGGTACCTGGGCGCCTAGTAGGACAAACAGTAGACGAAGAGGGAAGAAGAGGGTTCGTGTTAACTCTTCAAGCCCGAGAACAACATATCCGTAGAGATAAAGCGACATCTAATATTTGTTCCAACCAAGCATTGAATGCATTAGCATCTTCTGTTGCTATGAGTGCTCTAGGTAAACAAGGGATAAAGGAAATGGCCGTGTTGAATATGAAGAAAGCTCGCTATGCTAAGAAACAATTAGAAGCTGCTGGCTTTGAAATCAGCTTTAAAGGACCATTTTTCAATGAGTTTGTTGTGAAGTTGAACAAATCTATTACTGAAGTAAACGACAAGTTAGAACAGCGAGGAATTATTGGCGGTTACGATCTAGGAAAAGCTGATAGCTCATATGAGAATCACATGTTAGTAGCTGTTACTGAGATTCGCACCAAAGAAGAGATCGATCAATTTGTTAAAGAATTGGGTGATATCCATGGCTAA
- the gcvT gene encoding glycine cleavage system aminomethyltransferase GcvT, producing the protein MSELKRTPLYPVYEKSGAKTVDFGGWEMPVQFSGIKNEHFATRERAGLFDVSHMGEVLVKGSGSEDFLQKMLTNDLSKVKVGQAQYTIMCYEDGGTVDDLLVYKLEEETFLLVVNAANTEKDFEWLKSYAGNDVSVENVSDRYVQLAIQGPKAESILQKLTKDDLSEIKFFRFKDEVKFHNHQHGAIVSRTGYTGEDGFEIYIDASEGAALWEEILEAGKEEGIEPIGLGARDTLRFEANLALYGQELSKDITPVEAGLNFAVKVKKEADFNGKEVLKQQKEDGPTRKLVGIEMIDKGIPRHGYDVLKDGEVVGFVTSGTQSPTLGKNVGLALVRSDLTSEGEELEIQVRKRTLDAKVVPTPFYKRK; encoded by the coding sequence ATGAGTGAATTGAAACGAACACCATTGTACCCAGTTTACGAAAAAAGCGGGGCAAAAACGGTTGATTTTGGTGGCTGGGAAATGCCTGTACAGTTTTCTGGTATAAAAAACGAACACTTTGCCACCCGTGAACGTGCTGGTCTTTTTGATGTATCCCATATGGGCGAAGTATTGGTCAAAGGTTCAGGCAGTGAAGATTTTTTACAGAAAATGCTTACCAATGATCTATCTAAAGTGAAGGTAGGCCAAGCCCAGTATACGATCATGTGTTATGAAGATGGCGGTACTGTGGATGATTTACTAGTTTATAAGTTAGAAGAGGAAACTTTTTTATTAGTAGTTAATGCTGCAAATACAGAAAAAGACTTTGAGTGGCTAAAGTCATATGCTGGCAATGATGTATCCGTGGAGAATGTCTCTGATCGTTATGTACAATTAGCTATCCAAGGTCCCAAAGCAGAGTCTATTTTACAAAAGTTAACTAAAGATGACTTGTCGGAAATCAAATTTTTCCGTTTTAAAGATGAAGTGAAGTTCCATAATCACCAACACGGAGCAATTGTTTCTAGAACCGGGTATACAGGTGAAGATGGCTTTGAGATTTATATAGATGCCTCTGAAGGAGCAGCTTTATGGGAAGAGATCCTGGAAGCTGGAAAAGAAGAAGGCATAGAGCCGATCGGACTCGGAGCCCGTGATACTTTAAGATTTGAAGCTAATTTAGCTTTATATGGCCAAGAGTTATCAAAAGATATAACTCCTGTCGAAGCGGGTCTTAACTTTGCTGTCAAAGTTAAGAAAGAGGCTGATTTTAACGGTAAAGAAGTACTTAAACAACAAAAAGAGGATGGACCTACTAGAAAGCTAGTCGGCATCGAAATGATCGATAAAGGAATTCCACGCCATGGTTATGACGTATTGAAAGATGGCGAAGTTGTTGGATTTGTTACTTCTGGTACACAATCTCCGACACTCGGAAAAAATGTCGGTCTTGCATTAGTTCGCTCTGATTTGACGAGCGAAGGGGAAGAATTAGAAATCCAAGTAAGAAAACGGACGTTGGATGCGAAAGTTGTTCCGACTCCATTTTATAAAAGAAAGTAA
- a CDS encoding rhodanese-like domain-containing protein, whose product MDILFIVLIAVAALILFGAFRYVRTQRYLKTLTEDQWIEGYRKAQLIDVREPNEYERGHILGARNIPLSQMKQRLVEIRKDKPVYLYCQSGTRSVRAANMLRKKGYEDLNHLKGGFRKWNGKIKVKKKGY is encoded by the coding sequence ATGGATATTTTATTCATCGTATTAATAGCTGTTGCAGCTCTTATTTTATTCGGGGCTTTCAGATACGTACGAACGCAACGCTATTTAAAAACACTGACAGAGGATCAATGGATTGAAGGTTATCGCAAAGCACAATTGATAGATGTAAGAGAACCGAATGAATATGAAAGAGGTCATATTCTTGGTGCACGTAATATTCCATTATCACAAATGAAGCAACGTCTAGTAGAAATCAGAAAAGATAAGCCGGTATATTTATATTGTCAAAGTGGTACAAGATCTGTACGGGCTGCAAATATGCTGCGCAAAAAAGGTTACGAGGATCTCAACCATCTTAAAGGTGGGTTCCGTAAGTGGAATGGTAAAATCAAAGTGAAGAAAAAAGGTTATTAA